One genomic window of Gossypium hirsutum isolate 1008001.06 chromosome D11, Gossypium_hirsutum_v2.1, whole genome shotgun sequence includes the following:
- the LOC107922883 gene encoding auxin-induced protein AUX28 — MEVGVKMGMKGGGDEVGGKEKEKMGYEETELRLGLPGDGEVVRKRDFSHTVDLKLNLISTSPTDDKDKNIVPSHLDPAKPPPAKAQVVGWPPVRSFRKNMLATQKSSASEDSGEKAAFVKVSMDGAPYLRKVDLRMYKTYQQLSDALAKMFSSFTIGNCGSQGLLKDFMNESKLMDLLNGSDYVPTYEDKDGDWMLVGDVPWEMFIESCKRLRIMKGTEAIGLAPRAMEKCKNRS, encoded by the exons ATGGAAGTAGGGGTGAAGATGGGGATGAAAGGAGGAGGAGATGAAGTGGGAGGTAAGGAGAAGGAGAAAATGGGGTATGAAGAGACAGAGCTGAGGCTAGGGTTGCCTGGTGATGGTGAGGTTGTAAGGAAGAGAGACTTCTCCCACACTGTTGATTTGAAGCTTAACCTTATTTCCACCTCTCCAACTGATGACAAGGACAAAAATATTGTCCCTTCTCACCTTGATCCTGCTAAGCCTCCACCTGCCAA gGCTCAAGTTGTGGGATGGCCACCGGTCCGGTCATTCCGAAAGAACATGTTAGCCACCCAAAAGAGCAGCGCCAGCGAGGACAGTGGTGAGAAGGCCGCCTTTGTGAAGGTTAGCATGGACGGCGCACCCTATCTCCGGAAAGTGGACCTGAGGATGTACAAAACTTACCAACAACTCTCCGATGCTCTAGCTAAAATGTTCAGTTCTTTCACTATTG GAAATTGTGGAAGCCAAGGGTTATTGAAGGATTTCATGAATGAGAGTAAGCTAATGGATCTGCTTAATGGCTCTGATTATGTTCCAACCTATGAAGACAAAGATGGTGATTGGATGCTTGTTGGTGATGTCCCTTGGGA GATGTTTATTGAATCATGTAAGAGGTTGCGCATCATGAAAGGAACCGAAGCAATTGGGCTAG CACCAAGAGCTATGGAGAAATGCAAGAATAGAAGCTGA
- the LOC107924552 gene encoding putative uridine kinase C227.14 isoform X2: MCPPISPLPKVVNEDASGDVAMRLQIQQLKISSISTTTLHYFCPSTESLLFKRVKLPSWDQHLVSISLNSRTEQRLLARPCSLAHKGNSVKVKCSQKREIPVLEASSMDEVFDILAERILPTSSVASNPNTKHIVGLAGPPGSGKSTLASEVTQRINKFWFQRACTSDPQVVPPDVAIVVPMDGFHLYRSQLDAMENPEEIHARRGAPWTFDPVLLLNCLKSLRKQGSVYAPSFAHGIGDPIEDDIFVSLQHKVVIVEGNYLLSDEGVWKEVSSIFDEKWFIDVDLETAMQRVLKRHISTGKPPDVAQWRVSEIDYNDRPNAEFIMKSKKNADLVIKSIDFFQR; the protein is encoded by the exons ATGTGCCCACCAATCTCGCCACTGCCgaaag TGGTAAATGAAGATGCATCTGGAGATGTTGCTATGAGACTGCAAATTCAACAGCTGAAG ATTTCTTCAATTTCCACTACTACACTACACTACTTCTGTCCCTCAACAG AGTCTTTGCTGTTCAAGAGAGTTAAGCTTCCTTCATGGGATCAACATCTGGTGTCTATTTCTTTGAATTCAAGAACTGAACAGCGTTTATTAGCTCGGCCATGTTCTCTTGCTCACAAGGGGAACTCGGTGAAG GTTAAATGTAGTCAAAAGAGAGAAATTCCGGTTTTAGAGGCCAG TTCTATGGATGAGGTTTTTGATATTTTGGCTGAACGTATTCTTCCTACATCATCAGTAGCATCAAATCCTAATACAAA GCATATTGTCGGTTTAGCTGGGCCTCCTGGTTCTGGGAAAAGCACTCTAGCTTCTGAAGTTACACAGCGCATAAACAAGTTCTGGTTCCAAAGGGCTTGTACGTCTGATCCTCAAGTTGTGCCTCCAGATGTGGCTATAGTTGTTCCGATGGATGGATTCCATCTATATCGTTCCCAACTAGATGCAATGGAG AATCCAGAAGAAATACATGCAAGAAGGGGAG CTCCTTGGACTTTTGACCCTGTGCTACTGCTTAATTGCCTCAAGAGTCTAAGGAAACAG GGTTCTGTTTATGCACCATCATTTGCCCATGGTATTGGAGATCCTATTGAAGATGATATCTTTGTGAGCCTTCA GCATAAAGTGGTCATAGTAGAAGGAAATTATCTATTGTCTGATGAAGGGGTTTGGAAGGAGGTATCATCTATATTTGATGAGAAGTG GTTCATTGATGTTGACCTTGAGACGGCAATGCAACGGGTTCTAAAAAGGCATATATCAACAG GAAAGCCCCCTGATGTTGCTCAATGGCGGGTAAGTGAG ATAGACTACAATGACCGACCCAATGCGGAATTTATaatgaaatcaaagaaaaatgctGACTTAGTGATCAAGTCTATTGACTTCTTCCAAAGATAA
- the LOC107924552 gene encoding putative uridine kinase C227.14 isoform X4 produces the protein MCPPISPLPKVVNEDASGDVAMRLQIQQLKISSISTTTLHYFCPSTESLLFKRVKLPSWDQHLVSISLNSRTEQRLLARPCSLAHKGNSVKVKCSQKREIPVLEASSMDEVFDILAERILPTSSVASNPNTKHIVGLAGPPGSGKSTLASEVTQRINKFWFQRACTSDPQVVPPDVAIVVPMDGFHLYRSQLDAMENPEEIHARRGAPWTFDPVLLLNCLKSLRKQGSVYAPSFAHGIGDPIEDDIFVSLQHKVVIVEGNYLLSDEGVWKEVSSIFDEKWFIDVDLETAMQRVLKRHISTGKPPDVAQWRIDYNDRPNAEFIMKSKKNADLVIKSIDFFQR, from the exons ATGTGCCCACCAATCTCGCCACTGCCgaaag TGGTAAATGAAGATGCATCTGGAGATGTTGCTATGAGACTGCAAATTCAACAGCTGAAG ATTTCTTCAATTTCCACTACTACACTACACTACTTCTGTCCCTCAACAG AGTCTTTGCTGTTCAAGAGAGTTAAGCTTCCTTCATGGGATCAACATCTGGTGTCTATTTCTTTGAATTCAAGAACTGAACAGCGTTTATTAGCTCGGCCATGTTCTCTTGCTCACAAGGGGAACTCGGTGAAG GTTAAATGTAGTCAAAAGAGAGAAATTCCGGTTTTAGAGGCCAG TTCTATGGATGAGGTTTTTGATATTTTGGCTGAACGTATTCTTCCTACATCATCAGTAGCATCAAATCCTAATACAAA GCATATTGTCGGTTTAGCTGGGCCTCCTGGTTCTGGGAAAAGCACTCTAGCTTCTGAAGTTACACAGCGCATAAACAAGTTCTGGTTCCAAAGGGCTTGTACGTCTGATCCTCAAGTTGTGCCTCCAGATGTGGCTATAGTTGTTCCGATGGATGGATTCCATCTATATCGTTCCCAACTAGATGCAATGGAG AATCCAGAAGAAATACATGCAAGAAGGGGAG CTCCTTGGACTTTTGACCCTGTGCTACTGCTTAATTGCCTCAAGAGTCTAAGGAAACAG GGTTCTGTTTATGCACCATCATTTGCCCATGGTATTGGAGATCCTATTGAAGATGATATCTTTGTGAGCCTTCA GCATAAAGTGGTCATAGTAGAAGGAAATTATCTATTGTCTGATGAAGGGGTTTGGAAGGAGGTATCATCTATATTTGATGAGAAGTG GTTCATTGATGTTGACCTTGAGACGGCAATGCAACGGGTTCTAAAAAGGCATATATCAACAG GAAAGCCCCCTGATGTTGCTCAATGGCGG ATAGACTACAATGACCGACCCAATGCGGAATTTATaatgaaatcaaagaaaaatgctGACTTAGTGATCAAGTCTATTGACTTCTTCCAAAGATAA
- the LOC107924552 gene encoding putative uridine kinase C227.14 isoform X9, with amino-acid sequence MEISSISTTTLHYFCPSTESLLFKRVKLPSWDQHLVSISLNSRTEQRLLARPCSLAHKGNSVKVKCSQKREIPVLEASSMDEVFDILAERILPTSSVASNPNTKHIVGLAGPPGSGKSTLASEVTQRINKFWFQRACTSDPQVVPPDVAIVVPMDGFHLYRSQLDAMENPEEIHARRGAPWTFDPVLLLNCLKSLRKQGSVYAPSFAHGIGDPIEDDIFVSLQHKVVIVEGNYLLSDEGVWKEVSSIFDEKWFIDVDLETAMQRVLKRHISTGKPPDVAQWRIDYNDRPNAEFIMKSKKNADLVIKSIDFFQR; translated from the exons ATGGAGATTTCTTCAATTTCCACTACTACACTACACTACTTCTGTCCCTCAACAG AGTCTTTGCTGTTCAAGAGAGTTAAGCTTCCTTCATGGGATCAACATCTGGTGTCTATTTCTTTGAATTCAAGAACTGAACAGCGTTTATTAGCTCGGCCATGTTCTCTTGCTCACAAGGGGAACTCGGTGAAG GTTAAATGTAGTCAAAAGAGAGAAATTCCGGTTTTAGAGGCCAG TTCTATGGATGAGGTTTTTGATATTTTGGCTGAACGTATTCTTCCTACATCATCAGTAGCATCAAATCCTAATACAAA GCATATTGTCGGTTTAGCTGGGCCTCCTGGTTCTGGGAAAAGCACTCTAGCTTCTGAAGTTACACAGCGCATAAACAAGTTCTGGTTCCAAAGGGCTTGTACGTCTGATCCTCAAGTTGTGCCTCCAGATGTGGCTATAGTTGTTCCGATGGATGGATTCCATCTATATCGTTCCCAACTAGATGCAATGGAG AATCCAGAAGAAATACATGCAAGAAGGGGAG CTCCTTGGACTTTTGACCCTGTGCTACTGCTTAATTGCCTCAAGAGTCTAAGGAAACAG GGTTCTGTTTATGCACCATCATTTGCCCATGGTATTGGAGATCCTATTGAAGATGATATCTTTGTGAGCCTTCA GCATAAAGTGGTCATAGTAGAAGGAAATTATCTATTGTCTGATGAAGGGGTTTGGAAGGAGGTATCATCTATATTTGATGAGAAGTG GTTCATTGATGTTGACCTTGAGACGGCAATGCAACGGGTTCTAAAAAGGCATATATCAACAG GAAAGCCCCCTGATGTTGCTCAATGGCGG ATAGACTACAATGACCGACCCAATGCGGAATTTATaatgaaatcaaagaaaaatgctGACTTAGTGATCAAGTCTATTGACTTCTTCCAAAGATAA
- the LOC107924552 gene encoding putative uridine kinase C227.14 isoform X7, which produces MEISSISTTTLHYFCPSTESLLFKRVKLPSWDQHLVSISLNSRTEQRLLARPCSLAHKGNSVKVKCSQKREIPVLEASSMDEVFDILAERILPTSSVASNPNTKHIVGLAGPPGSGKSTLASEVTQRINKFWFQRACTSDPQVVPPDVAIVVPMDGFHLYRSQLDAMENPEEIHARRGAPWTFDPVLLLNCLKSLRKQGSVYAPSFAHGIGDPIEDDIFVSLQHKVVIVEGNYLLSDEGVWKEVSSIFDEKWFIDVDLETAMQRVLKRHISTGKPPDVAQWRVSEIDYNDRPNAEFIMKSKKNADLVIKSIDFFQR; this is translated from the exons ATGGAGATTTCTTCAATTTCCACTACTACACTACACTACTTCTGTCCCTCAACAG AGTCTTTGCTGTTCAAGAGAGTTAAGCTTCCTTCATGGGATCAACATCTGGTGTCTATTTCTTTGAATTCAAGAACTGAACAGCGTTTATTAGCTCGGCCATGTTCTCTTGCTCACAAGGGGAACTCGGTGAAG GTTAAATGTAGTCAAAAGAGAGAAATTCCGGTTTTAGAGGCCAG TTCTATGGATGAGGTTTTTGATATTTTGGCTGAACGTATTCTTCCTACATCATCAGTAGCATCAAATCCTAATACAAA GCATATTGTCGGTTTAGCTGGGCCTCCTGGTTCTGGGAAAAGCACTCTAGCTTCTGAAGTTACACAGCGCATAAACAAGTTCTGGTTCCAAAGGGCTTGTACGTCTGATCCTCAAGTTGTGCCTCCAGATGTGGCTATAGTTGTTCCGATGGATGGATTCCATCTATATCGTTCCCAACTAGATGCAATGGAG AATCCAGAAGAAATACATGCAAGAAGGGGAG CTCCTTGGACTTTTGACCCTGTGCTACTGCTTAATTGCCTCAAGAGTCTAAGGAAACAG GGTTCTGTTTATGCACCATCATTTGCCCATGGTATTGGAGATCCTATTGAAGATGATATCTTTGTGAGCCTTCA GCATAAAGTGGTCATAGTAGAAGGAAATTATCTATTGTCTGATGAAGGGGTTTGGAAGGAGGTATCATCTATATTTGATGAGAAGTG GTTCATTGATGTTGACCTTGAGACGGCAATGCAACGGGTTCTAAAAAGGCATATATCAACAG GAAAGCCCCCTGATGTTGCTCAATGGCGGGTAAGTGAG ATAGACTACAATGACCGACCCAATGCGGAATTTATaatgaaatcaaagaaaaatgctGACTTAGTGATCAAGTCTATTGACTTCTTCCAAAGATAA
- the LOC107924552 gene encoding putative uridine kinase C227.14 isoform X6 — MCPPISPLPKVVNEDASGDVAMRLQIQQLKISSISTTTLHYFCPSTESLLFKRVKLPSWDQHLVSISLNSRTEQRLLARPCSLAHKGNSVKVKCSQKREIPVLEASSMDEVFDILAERILPTSSVASNPNTKSCRHIVGLAGPPGSGKSTLASEVTQRINKFWFQRACTSDPQVVPPDVAIVVPMDGFHLYRSQLDAMENPEEIHARRGAPWTFDPVLLLNCLKSLRKQGSVYAPSFAHGIGDPIEDDIFVSLQFIDVDLETAMQRVLKRHISTGKPPDVAQWRVSEIDYNDRPNAEFIMKSKKNADLVIKSIDFFQR, encoded by the exons ATGTGCCCACCAATCTCGCCACTGCCgaaag TGGTAAATGAAGATGCATCTGGAGATGTTGCTATGAGACTGCAAATTCAACAGCTGAAG ATTTCTTCAATTTCCACTACTACACTACACTACTTCTGTCCCTCAACAG AGTCTTTGCTGTTCAAGAGAGTTAAGCTTCCTTCATGGGATCAACATCTGGTGTCTATTTCTTTGAATTCAAGAACTGAACAGCGTTTATTAGCTCGGCCATGTTCTCTTGCTCACAAGGGGAACTCGGTGAAG GTTAAATGTAGTCAAAAGAGAGAAATTCCGGTTTTAGAGGCCAG TTCTATGGATGAGGTTTTTGATATTTTGGCTGAACGTATTCTTCCTACATCATCAGTAGCATCAAATCCTAATACAAA GTCATGCAGGCATATTGTCGGTTTAGCTGGGCCTCCTGGTTCTGGGAAAAGCACTCTAGCTTCTGAAGTTACACAGCGCATAAACAAGTTCTGGTTCCAAAGGGCTTGTACGTCTGATCCTCAAGTTGTGCCTCCAGATGTGGCTATAGTTGTTCCGATGGATGGATTCCATCTATATCGTTCCCAACTAGATGCAATGGAG AATCCAGAAGAAATACATGCAAGAAGGGGAG CTCCTTGGACTTTTGACCCTGTGCTACTGCTTAATTGCCTCAAGAGTCTAAGGAAACAG GGTTCTGTTTATGCACCATCATTTGCCCATGGTATTGGAGATCCTATTGAAGATGATATCTTTGTGAGCCTTCA GTTCATTGATGTTGACCTTGAGACGGCAATGCAACGGGTTCTAAAAAGGCATATATCAACAG GAAAGCCCCCTGATGTTGCTCAATGGCGGGTAAGTGAG ATAGACTACAATGACCGACCCAATGCGGAATTTATaatgaaatcaaagaaaaatgctGACTTAGTGATCAAGTCTATTGACTTCTTCCAAAGATAA
- the LOC107924552 gene encoding putative uridine kinase C227.14 isoform X5, protein MEISSISTTTLHYFCPSTESLLFKRVKLPSWDQHLVSISLNSRTEQRLLARPCSLAHKGNSVKVKCSQKREIPVLEASSMDEVFDILAERILPTSSVASNPNTKSCRHIVGLAGPPGSGKSTLASEVTQRINKFWFQRACTSDPQVVPPDVAIVVPMDGFHLYRSQLDAMENPEEIHARRGAPWTFDPVLLLNCLKSLRKQGSVYAPSFAHGIGDPIEDDIFVSLQHKVVIVEGNYLLSDEGVWKEVSSIFDEKWFIDVDLETAMQRVLKRHISTGKPPDVAQWRVSEIDYNDRPNAEFIMKSKKNADLVIKSIDFFQR, encoded by the exons ATGGAGATTTCTTCAATTTCCACTACTACACTACACTACTTCTGTCCCTCAACAG AGTCTTTGCTGTTCAAGAGAGTTAAGCTTCCTTCATGGGATCAACATCTGGTGTCTATTTCTTTGAATTCAAGAACTGAACAGCGTTTATTAGCTCGGCCATGTTCTCTTGCTCACAAGGGGAACTCGGTGAAG GTTAAATGTAGTCAAAAGAGAGAAATTCCGGTTTTAGAGGCCAG TTCTATGGATGAGGTTTTTGATATTTTGGCTGAACGTATTCTTCCTACATCATCAGTAGCATCAAATCCTAATACAAA GTCATGCAGGCATATTGTCGGTTTAGCTGGGCCTCCTGGTTCTGGGAAAAGCACTCTAGCTTCTGAAGTTACACAGCGCATAAACAAGTTCTGGTTCCAAAGGGCTTGTACGTCTGATCCTCAAGTTGTGCCTCCAGATGTGGCTATAGTTGTTCCGATGGATGGATTCCATCTATATCGTTCCCAACTAGATGCAATGGAG AATCCAGAAGAAATACATGCAAGAAGGGGAG CTCCTTGGACTTTTGACCCTGTGCTACTGCTTAATTGCCTCAAGAGTCTAAGGAAACAG GGTTCTGTTTATGCACCATCATTTGCCCATGGTATTGGAGATCCTATTGAAGATGATATCTTTGTGAGCCTTCA GCATAAAGTGGTCATAGTAGAAGGAAATTATCTATTGTCTGATGAAGGGGTTTGGAAGGAGGTATCATCTATATTTGATGAGAAGTG GTTCATTGATGTTGACCTTGAGACGGCAATGCAACGGGTTCTAAAAAGGCATATATCAACAG GAAAGCCCCCTGATGTTGCTCAATGGCGGGTAAGTGAG ATAGACTACAATGACCGACCCAATGCGGAATTTATaatgaaatcaaagaaaaatgctGACTTAGTGATCAAGTCTATTGACTTCTTCCAAAGATAA
- the LOC107924552 gene encoding putative uridine kinase C227.14 isoform X8, with translation MCPPISPLPKVVNEDASGDVAMRLQIQQLKISSISTTTLHYFCPSTESLLFKRVKLPSWDQHLVSISLNSRTEQRLLARPCSLAHKGNSVKVKCSQKREIPVLEASSMDEVFDILAERILPTSSVASNPNTKSCRHIVGLAGPPGSGKSTLASEVTQRINKFWFQRACTSDPQVVPPDVAIVVPMDGFHLYRSQLDAMENPEEIHARRGAPWTFDPVLLLNCLKSLRKQGSVYAPSFAHGIGDPIEDDIFVSLQFIDVDLETAMQRVLKRHISTGKPPDVAQWRIDYNDRPNAEFIMKSKKNADLVIKSIDFFQR, from the exons ATGTGCCCACCAATCTCGCCACTGCCgaaag TGGTAAATGAAGATGCATCTGGAGATGTTGCTATGAGACTGCAAATTCAACAGCTGAAG ATTTCTTCAATTTCCACTACTACACTACACTACTTCTGTCCCTCAACAG AGTCTTTGCTGTTCAAGAGAGTTAAGCTTCCTTCATGGGATCAACATCTGGTGTCTATTTCTTTGAATTCAAGAACTGAACAGCGTTTATTAGCTCGGCCATGTTCTCTTGCTCACAAGGGGAACTCGGTGAAG GTTAAATGTAGTCAAAAGAGAGAAATTCCGGTTTTAGAGGCCAG TTCTATGGATGAGGTTTTTGATATTTTGGCTGAACGTATTCTTCCTACATCATCAGTAGCATCAAATCCTAATACAAA GTCATGCAGGCATATTGTCGGTTTAGCTGGGCCTCCTGGTTCTGGGAAAAGCACTCTAGCTTCTGAAGTTACACAGCGCATAAACAAGTTCTGGTTCCAAAGGGCTTGTACGTCTGATCCTCAAGTTGTGCCTCCAGATGTGGCTATAGTTGTTCCGATGGATGGATTCCATCTATATCGTTCCCAACTAGATGCAATGGAG AATCCAGAAGAAATACATGCAAGAAGGGGAG CTCCTTGGACTTTTGACCCTGTGCTACTGCTTAATTGCCTCAAGAGTCTAAGGAAACAG GGTTCTGTTTATGCACCATCATTTGCCCATGGTATTGGAGATCCTATTGAAGATGATATCTTTGTGAGCCTTCA GTTCATTGATGTTGACCTTGAGACGGCAATGCAACGGGTTCTAAAAAGGCATATATCAACAG GAAAGCCCCCTGATGTTGCTCAATGGCGG ATAGACTACAATGACCGACCCAATGCGGAATTTATaatgaaatcaaagaaaaatgctGACTTAGTGATCAAGTCTATTGACTTCTTCCAAAGATAA
- the LOC107924552 gene encoding putative uridine kinase C227.14 isoform X3, translating to MCPPISPLPKVVNEDASGDVAMRLQIQQLKISSISTTTLHYFCPSTESLLFKRVKLPSWDQHLVSISLNSRTEQRLLARPCSLAHKGNSVKVKCSQKREIPVLEASSMDEVFDILAERILPTSSVASNPNTKSCRHIVGLAGPPGSGKSTLASEVTQRINKFWFQRACTSDPQVVPPDVAIVVPMDGFHLYRSQLDAMENPEEIHARRGAPWTFDPVLLLNCLKSLRKQGSVYAPSFAHGIGDPIEDDIFVSLQHKVVIVEGNYLLSDEGVWKEVSSIFDEKWFIDVDLETAMQRVLKRHISTGKPPDVAQWRIDYNDRPNAEFIMKSKKNADLVIKSIDFFQR from the exons ATGTGCCCACCAATCTCGCCACTGCCgaaag TGGTAAATGAAGATGCATCTGGAGATGTTGCTATGAGACTGCAAATTCAACAGCTGAAG ATTTCTTCAATTTCCACTACTACACTACACTACTTCTGTCCCTCAACAG AGTCTTTGCTGTTCAAGAGAGTTAAGCTTCCTTCATGGGATCAACATCTGGTGTCTATTTCTTTGAATTCAAGAACTGAACAGCGTTTATTAGCTCGGCCATGTTCTCTTGCTCACAAGGGGAACTCGGTGAAG GTTAAATGTAGTCAAAAGAGAGAAATTCCGGTTTTAGAGGCCAG TTCTATGGATGAGGTTTTTGATATTTTGGCTGAACGTATTCTTCCTACATCATCAGTAGCATCAAATCCTAATACAAA GTCATGCAGGCATATTGTCGGTTTAGCTGGGCCTCCTGGTTCTGGGAAAAGCACTCTAGCTTCTGAAGTTACACAGCGCATAAACAAGTTCTGGTTCCAAAGGGCTTGTACGTCTGATCCTCAAGTTGTGCCTCCAGATGTGGCTATAGTTGTTCCGATGGATGGATTCCATCTATATCGTTCCCAACTAGATGCAATGGAG AATCCAGAAGAAATACATGCAAGAAGGGGAG CTCCTTGGACTTTTGACCCTGTGCTACTGCTTAATTGCCTCAAGAGTCTAAGGAAACAG GGTTCTGTTTATGCACCATCATTTGCCCATGGTATTGGAGATCCTATTGAAGATGATATCTTTGTGAGCCTTCA GCATAAAGTGGTCATAGTAGAAGGAAATTATCTATTGTCTGATGAAGGGGTTTGGAAGGAGGTATCATCTATATTTGATGAGAAGTG GTTCATTGATGTTGACCTTGAGACGGCAATGCAACGGGTTCTAAAAAGGCATATATCAACAG GAAAGCCCCCTGATGTTGCTCAATGGCGG ATAGACTACAATGACCGACCCAATGCGGAATTTATaatgaaatcaaagaaaaatgctGACTTAGTGATCAAGTCTATTGACTTCTTCCAAAGATAA
- the LOC107924552 gene encoding putative uridine kinase C227.14 isoform X1, translating into MCPPISPLPKVVNEDASGDVAMRLQIQQLKISSISTTTLHYFCPSTESLLFKRVKLPSWDQHLVSISLNSRTEQRLLARPCSLAHKGNSVKVKCSQKREIPVLEASSMDEVFDILAERILPTSSVASNPNTKSCRHIVGLAGPPGSGKSTLASEVTQRINKFWFQRACTSDPQVVPPDVAIVVPMDGFHLYRSQLDAMENPEEIHARRGAPWTFDPVLLLNCLKSLRKQGSVYAPSFAHGIGDPIEDDIFVSLQHKVVIVEGNYLLSDEGVWKEVSSIFDEKWFIDVDLETAMQRVLKRHISTGKPPDVAQWRVSEIDYNDRPNAEFIMKSKKNADLVIKSIDFFQR; encoded by the exons ATGTGCCCACCAATCTCGCCACTGCCgaaag TGGTAAATGAAGATGCATCTGGAGATGTTGCTATGAGACTGCAAATTCAACAGCTGAAG ATTTCTTCAATTTCCACTACTACACTACACTACTTCTGTCCCTCAACAG AGTCTTTGCTGTTCAAGAGAGTTAAGCTTCCTTCATGGGATCAACATCTGGTGTCTATTTCTTTGAATTCAAGAACTGAACAGCGTTTATTAGCTCGGCCATGTTCTCTTGCTCACAAGGGGAACTCGGTGAAG GTTAAATGTAGTCAAAAGAGAGAAATTCCGGTTTTAGAGGCCAG TTCTATGGATGAGGTTTTTGATATTTTGGCTGAACGTATTCTTCCTACATCATCAGTAGCATCAAATCCTAATACAAA GTCATGCAGGCATATTGTCGGTTTAGCTGGGCCTCCTGGTTCTGGGAAAAGCACTCTAGCTTCTGAAGTTACACAGCGCATAAACAAGTTCTGGTTCCAAAGGGCTTGTACGTCTGATCCTCAAGTTGTGCCTCCAGATGTGGCTATAGTTGTTCCGATGGATGGATTCCATCTATATCGTTCCCAACTAGATGCAATGGAG AATCCAGAAGAAATACATGCAAGAAGGGGAG CTCCTTGGACTTTTGACCCTGTGCTACTGCTTAATTGCCTCAAGAGTCTAAGGAAACAG GGTTCTGTTTATGCACCATCATTTGCCCATGGTATTGGAGATCCTATTGAAGATGATATCTTTGTGAGCCTTCA GCATAAAGTGGTCATAGTAGAAGGAAATTATCTATTGTCTGATGAAGGGGTTTGGAAGGAGGTATCATCTATATTTGATGAGAAGTG GTTCATTGATGTTGACCTTGAGACGGCAATGCAACGGGTTCTAAAAAGGCATATATCAACAG GAAAGCCCCCTGATGTTGCTCAATGGCGGGTAAGTGAG ATAGACTACAATGACCGACCCAATGCGGAATTTATaatgaaatcaaagaaaaatgctGACTTAGTGATCAAGTCTATTGACTTCTTCCAAAGATAA
- the LOC107923169 gene encoding cleavage stimulating factor 64, translating to MHQQPPMQPQARLLSAPNFHHQHAPQMGPSVGFQHPGAQHLSQPMFHSGNRPPSLGPSFPQGQPPRANQLPAQLTYQNQAGALHLGSEFGNQVGGSMQADRGSSWTHSQPDNSALTQLQGPSPLVSSQMVPGNQPPRPASLTPEMEKALLQQVMSLTPEQINLLPTEQRNQVLQLQQILRQ from the exons ATGCATCAGCAGCCACCAATGCAACCACAGGCACGACTTTTATCAGCACCGAATTTCCATCATCAGCATGCCCCACAAATGGGTCCTAGTGTTGGTTTCCAACACCCTGGTGCTCAGCATCTTTCACAGCCGATGTTCCAT TCAGGTAATAGACCTCCTAGCCTTGGACCTTCGTTTCCACAAGGGCAGCCACCGCGTGCAAATCAGCTGCCAGCTCAATTAACGTATCAAAATCAG GCAGGAGCCTTGCATTTAGGATCCGAGTTTGGCAACCAAGTAGGGGGTTCGATGCAGGCAGATAGAGGATCTTCGTGGACACATAGTCAACCAGATAATTCAGCACTAACTCAGTTGCAAGGACCCTCACCATTGGTTTCCAGTCAGATGGTTCCAGGAAATCAGCCCCCTCGTCCAGCATCG TTGACTCCTGAGATGGAGAAGGCGTTACTTCAGCAGGTGATGAGCCTCACTCCGGAACAGATTAATCTCTTGCCTACAGAGCAAAGGAATCAAGTGCTTCAGCTCCAGCAAATTCTGCGCCAATGA